The following coding sequences lie in one Cyanobacterium sp. Dongsha4 genomic window:
- a CDS encoding MBL fold metallo-hydrolase — protein sequence MKIDLIGHASLFVETEDCRVLMDPVFFDPFCEGLNESCPKRVVFPEKIPGFDFLVISHQHLDHFDIRTLASLPKNVDVLIPQDKLIAESLVQLGYKSIYPLREFDKVRIGSTVLMTTRSEVRVPEFGMVFADSSGVFWNTVDTYFAPPTIQRVKKDYPHIDFLLSVWHISMEGKYQYNQSLSFPFGLYGELFHLISLIEPNAIAPGANGFKYINQSSWQNRIVFPVTRERFCRDLETAFPELKENIYTLDPGDVFTIDQGKYSYNRGQSEYAQMILDDRECLEFSPVNVEKNLLDGNPENYDLSKMKSHIAEEIEINLLNFITEYQDLIFKEHCRWSVIYQLEVIFPDGSQKWFIDFSQDKIKVEQGRNAIANLFSYITASSLFSLIEKKRDWDYLLCSGEYRTFQKVYAINKLGIIPADASLLKDPLELRLSSQYVQGNNIKLEIAKWGNISQDNLDTEENINPMLRIGNLLIKKRNK from the coding sequence ATGAAAATAGATTTAATAGGTCATGCTTCCCTCTTTGTCGAAACGGAAGATTGTCGGGTATTAATGGATCCTGTTTTTTTTGATCCTTTTTGTGAAGGTTTGAACGAATCTTGTCCAAAACGAGTGGTTTTCCCTGAAAAAATACCCGGTTTTGATTTTTTGGTCATTTCTCACCAACATTTAGATCATTTTGACATTCGCACCCTCGCTTCTTTACCGAAAAATGTCGATGTTTTAATTCCTCAAGATAAATTGATTGCTGAAAGTCTTGTTCAATTAGGATATAAGTCTATTTATCCTCTCAGGGAATTTGATAAAGTCAGGATTGGTTCAACTGTATTGATGACTACTCGTTCTGAGGTTCGAGTGCCTGAATTTGGCATGGTATTTGCTGATTCTTCTGGGGTTTTTTGGAATACTGTTGATACTTATTTTGCTCCTCCTACTATCCAAAGAGTCAAGAAGGATTATCCCCACATTGATTTTTTATTGAGTGTTTGGCACATTAGTATGGAAGGGAAATATCAATATAATCAAAGTCTCTCTTTTCCCTTTGGTTTATACGGAGAATTATTCCATTTAATTAGTTTAATTGAACCAAATGCGATCGCACCGGGGGCAAATGGATTTAAGTATATTAATCAATCATCATGGCAAAACCGCATTGTATTTCCCGTTACCAGAGAAAGATTTTGTCGAGATTTAGAAACTGCTTTTCCTGAATTGAAAGAAAATATTTACACCCTTGATCCCGGTGACGTTTTTACTATTGATCAAGGAAAATATAGCTATAATCGTGGTCAGAGTGAATATGCACAAATGATTTTAGATGATCGGGAATGCTTAGAATTTTCCCCTGTTAATGTGGAAAAAAACTTACTTGACGGCAACCCCGAAAATTATGATTTATCGAAAATGAAATCTCACATAGCCGAAGAAATTGAGATCAATTTGCTGAATTTTATTACAGAATATCAGGATTTAATCTTTAAAGAACATTGTCGATGGTCTGTTATTTATCAATTAGAGGTTATTTTTCCCGATGGTTCACAAAAATGGTTTATAGACTTTTCCCAAGATAAAATTAAAGTTGAACAAGGAAGAAATGCGATCGCAAATTTGTTTAGTTACATCACCGCCTCTAGTTTATTTAGCCTAATAGAGAAAAAGCGAGATTGGGATTACCTTCTGTGTAGTGGAGAATATAGAACCTTTCAAAAAGTTTATGCAATCAATAAATTGGGAATCATTCCCGCCGATGCCTCCCTATTAAAAGACCCCCTTGAATTAAGACTATCTTCTCAGTATGTACAAGGTAACAACATAAAACTAGAAATTGCGAAATGGGGTAATATATCTCAAGACAATCTTGATACAGAAGAAAATATTAATCCAATGTTAAGAATAGGGAATCTTTTGATCAAAAAAAGAAACAAATAA